In one Nicotiana tomentosiformis chromosome 6, ASM39032v3, whole genome shotgun sequence genomic region, the following are encoded:
- the LOC138894373 gene encoding uncharacterized protein, translating into MIFGVVEVNGVSFSATKKTKISVTRGKRVRDASEDDEITFSKEDANDLILPQNDALVISLNVLDFKIKRVMVDPTSSTRIIRLRVLEQEKLTGSIVPTIKLMVGFSLTSVTTRGEIFLPTHAERVIKTTLFEVVGSDMGYNVILGRPWIHKMKVVPSTYHQLLKFPTLEGIKQIRGDQHATWEMNEVTPSNINAEGTRK; encoded by the coding sequence ATGATTTTTGGTGTAGTTGAGGTAAATGGGGTGTCATTTTCAGCAACGAAGAAGACAAAGATTTCAGTAACTCGTGGCAAGAGGGTTAGAGATGCATCAGAAGATGATGAAATTACCTTCTCGAAAGAAGATGCTAACGACCTTATTCTACCTCaaaacgacgctctggtaatatcacttaatgttttagattttaaaattaaacgtgtgaTGGTAGATCCTACTAGTTCAACCAGGATCATCCGGTTGAGAGTTCTGGAGCAAGAAAAGTTAACCGGAAGCATAGTTCCGACAATAAAGCTTATGGTCGGGTTTAGCCTGACAAGTGTAACAACTCGAGGGGAGATTTTTCTTCCCACACATGCTGAAAGGGTAATAAAGACCACTTTGTTTGAGGTGGTAGGTAGTGATATGGGATATAACGTCATCCTTGGCAGGCCTTGGATTCACAAAATGAAGGTTGTACCATCAACTTATCATCAGTTATTGAAGTTCCCCACATTAGAGGGGATCAAGCAAATAAGAGGTGATCAACATGCAACATGGGAAATGAATGAAGTAACTCCCTCCAACATCAATGCAGAAGGAACGAGAAAATAG